GCTCACGCTCGCCCTCACCGCCTGCTCCGGCGCCGCCGCCGCGCCGGAGGACACCCGGGCGCCCACCGCCCCCACCGGAGTCACCGCCACCGCGGGCAGCGCGAGCACCGTCCACGTCATGTGGAGCGCGGCCACCGACGACCGCGCCGTCACCGGATACTCCGTCTACCGCGAGGACCACAAGGTCAAGGACCTCCCCGCCACCACCCTGATGACCGACGTCATCGGCCTCACCCCCGCCACCCGCCACCGCTTCACCGTCCGCGCCCGCGACGCCGCCGGCAACGTCTCACCCGCCAGCGCCACCGTCACCGCCACGACCCTGCCCACCACCACCGAGGACCGCACACCCCCCACCGCCCCGGCCGCCCTCCGCGTCACCGCCGACGGCGGCCGCGCCGCCACCCTCCGCTGGACCCCCGCCCGCGACGACGCCCGCGTCACCGCGTACGACGTCTACCAGGCCGACACCCGCGTCCACACCGTCCCCGGCACCGCCACCACCGCCCACCTCACCGGCCTGCGCCCCGGCACCGCCTACGCGTTCACCGTCCGCGCCCGCGACGCCGCCGAGAACTCCTCCCCGGACAGCAACCCGGCCGACCTCACCACCGCGCCCGCCCCGGGCGCCCCGCCGAACACCGCCCCGAGCGACCTCACGGCCACGGCCGGCCAGGGCGAGATCACCGTCACCTGGACCCCGCCGAAGACGGGCGCCCCCGTCACCCACCACGAACTCCACCTCAACGGCCGCTTCGCCACCACCATCGTCTGGGGCACCACCCCGCCCCCGGGCCGAGCCACCTACACCTTCCCGGTCCAGGACCCCCCGGGCACCCGCTACACCCTCACCCTCCGCGCCAGGCTCCCGGACGGCACCTGGGGCGACTTCTCGGCACCGAGGACGGTGGTCGTGCGCTGAACTCCCCTCTTCCTGGCCGAAATCGCACCCTTTCGCCGGACGTGACGGCCCCTCACCCTGCGACCAGGGGATGCGACGGGCCGCTGGGGGGCGCCGATGTCCGAGCCGATCTACGTACCCGCCCTGCCGGCACGGCCCAGCGCGCTCGCCGCGTACGACCGCCTGACGCCGGACGTACGCACGCGCGTGGCGCCGCTCTGGACGGTCCCGCCCCGCGTCGGCGGCGAGCGGAACCCCGCCCGTCCGTCGACCCGCCCCCGTGACCCCGACCCCGCCGCACTGGGCCGCCACACGCGGCACCTCCTGGCTCTCATCGCGCGGGTCCAGCGCGACCGGCCCGCCTGGGTCGACGCCCGCCACGTGGAGCGCGAGCCGGGATTCCCCGGCTTCGGTACGGCCGGGCCCCCGCTGAGGCCCGTCACCGGCATCGAGCGCGACACCACCCAGCAGGTGGCCTGCGCGGAAGCGGCCCGCCCGCACCGGCCGTACCGGCCTCGGCATCCGGGTGCGCCCGAACAGGCCCGAGCGGACGGCGGAAGCGCTCTGCGTTCTCCTCGGACGGATCGCCTTCGCCCACTGCCCGGTCGACCTCCTCCTCGACCTGGGAGCCGTCGACGAGGACCGGGGCGCGGACCACACCGCGCTCCACGCCCTGAACCTCCTCGGCTCCCTGCACCCCTGGCGCACCGTCGTGCTCCTGGCCGGCGCGTTCCCCCGAACCCGCCCCGACGCGCGGGGAGCGCCCCTGGCCGAGACGTACCAGGCGGACCGCTTCCTCCCCGGCCCGCTCCGCCTCGGCCGCGGTCCCGCTCCGCGTCCCGTTCCCGGCGACTACGGAGCGCACGACACCGCCAGCGCCGACCGGGTCTCCGACACCGGGGACGACCCCTTCCGCGGGGCCCTGCGCTACACGGCCGAACACAGCTTCCTCATCGGCGAGGTCCCCGCCGAGCCGGCCCACCACCTCACGGTCCGCGCCCTCGCCCGCGAGATCGTCGCCTCCCCGCACTTCAGGGGCGCCGAGTACAGCGAGGGAGACCGCTGGCTCAAGGCCTGCGCGGACGGCAGGGGCCTGCCCGGCACCGGCCATCCCGACCTCTGGATCTGGGCCGGCCATGTGCAGCACCTGACCCACATGGCCCGCGAACTGCGGCGACACTCCTGACCGGTCGTCGCATCCCGCCGGAACCGCCTCCCCCGAACTACCCTGGAAAGCGTGGCCGGGACCGTTCTCACCAACACCGGGCTCGACAGCTTCCTCGACGGAGCGCCCGAGCGTCGTGACCCCGCGTTCGCGCGGGCCGCCGAAGCGGTCCTGGGGCTGCTCGCGCTGCGCGGCGCCGACCGCGCGACCGGTGTGCCCGAGCCGACGCCGGGTCTCGTGCGGCAGCTCCTGGTCGAGGACCTGCCCACCTTCGTGTACGCGCCGCCCGGCGAGCTCGCCGCCTACCCGGCCGTCCTCGGCGCCCTCGCCGCACGGTTCGACGGCGGG
This is a stretch of genomic DNA from Streptomyces sp. R44. It encodes these proteins:
- a CDS encoding fibronectin type III domain-containing protein, which translates into the protein MQRPLAASLLTALTLALTACSGAAAAPEDTRAPTAPTGVTATAGSASTVHVMWSAATDDRAVTGYSVYREDHKVKDLPATTLMTDVIGLTPATRHRFTVRARDAAGNVSPASATVTATTLPTTTEDRTPPTAPAALRVTADGGRAATLRWTPARDDARVTAYDVYQADTRVHTVPGTATTAHLTGLRPGTAYAFTVRARDAAENSSPDSNPADLTTAPAPGAPPNTAPSDLTATAGQGEITVTWTPPKTGAPVTHHELHLNGRFATTIVWGTTPPPGRATYTFPVQDPPGTRYTLTLRARLPDGTWGDFSAPRTVVVR